A window from Zavarzinia compransoris encodes these proteins:
- a CDS encoding 2Fe-2S iron-sulfur cluster-binding protein — MFGRLFGRKTETPTITLAPSGRVIEAPKGATILGAALKAGVDYPSNCRVGSCGACKSRLVEGEIRALTDFSYTLSADELSAGCILACQAVPKGPVVVQPLAVADSTVAGRILRQDGLTHDIQDITLALDSTIDFKAGQYATLSVPGVAEGRCYSFAHAPQGDGTARFIIRHVPGGAFTGWLFGGDRAGTAISLGQPRGDFGLKAPGPGLFIAGGSGLGPVLSVLETLAAAGDRRKLTLLFGARTAADLYARDRLDALSRQLDLTVRFILSAEPAGSDWAGERGLVTAPLAEMPLPAAAALCGPPAMIDAAIAVLRGRGLAPAAISFDKFTDQSSGGQSSGAQRPAA; from the coding sequence ATGTTCGGCAGGCTGTTCGGCAGGAAGACCGAAACCCCGACGATCACCCTCGCCCCCTCGGGCCGGGTGATCGAGGCCCCGAAAGGCGCCACCATCCTGGGCGCCGCCCTGAAGGCCGGGGTCGACTACCCCAGCAATTGCCGGGTCGGCAGTTGCGGCGCCTGCAAGAGCAGGCTGGTCGAGGGCGAGATCCGCGCCCTGACCGACTTTTCCTACACGCTGTCAGCGGACGAACTGTCCGCCGGCTGCATCCTGGCCTGCCAGGCGGTGCCCAAGGGGCCGGTGGTGGTCCAGCCCCTGGCCGTGGCCGACAGCACCGTCGCCGGCCGGATCCTGCGCCAGGACGGGCTGACCCATGATATCCAGGACATCACGCTCGCCCTGGACAGCACCATCGATTTCAAGGCCGGGCAATATGCCACCCTGTCGGTTCCGGGCGTGGCCGAGGGGCGGTGCTATTCCTTCGCCCATGCGCCGCAAGGGGACGGGACCGCGCGCTTCATCATCCGCCATGTCCCGGGCGGCGCCTTCACCGGCTGGCTGTTCGGCGGCGACCGCGCCGGCACCGCGATCAGCCTCGGCCAGCCCCGGGGCGACTTCGGCCTGAAGGCGCCGGGGCCCGGCCTCTTCATCGCCGGGGGCTCCGGCCTCGGCCCCGTGCTGTCGGTGCTGGAAACCCTGGCGGCGGCGGGCGACCGGCGCAAGCTGACCCTGCTGTTCGGGGCGCGGACGGCGGCCGATCTCTATGCCCGGGACCGGCTGGACGCCCTGTCCCGCCAACTCGACCTGACGGTGCGTTTCATCCTGTCCGCCGAGCCGGCGGGCAGCGACTGGGCGGGGGAGCGCGGGCTGGTCACCGCGCCGCTGGCCGAGATGCCGCTGCCGGCCGCCGCCGCGCTCTGCGGCCCGCCGGCGATGATCGATGCCGCCATCGCCGTGCTGCGCGGCCGGGGCCTTGCCCCCGCCGCCATCAGTTTCGACAAATTCACCGACCAAAGCAGCGGGGGCCAAAGCAGCGGGGCCCAACGCCCCGCCGCCTGA
- a CDS encoding pyridoxamine 5'-phosphate oxidase family protein: MPDQITDITDIAGLEACIGKPSGAVDLKVIDHLDGEAARWLAAAPLAFVAFGDGDGLAVTLAGGAPGFAAAAGPGRLELPAACLDDAGSARVGTGFGSLFLVPGIGETLRVNGRVAGLRDGVIAVAVEECYAHCAKALIRSDFWAAAPGAGSAAEFPEACRFMALATMDAAGRLDVSPKGDPAGLLLRRADGALWFPERPGNRRTDSYRNILSRPRLAACALVPGGTAVASLSGRPTLTVAAAARTPFAVEGKLPLLVTRVDAPVLEIGESPALARARPWPAAPRPAGIDPAAVFTAHIRLNRGRSLQARLVSTVLAVPGLMEKGLAGDYKKNLY, from the coding sequence ATGCCGGACCAGATCACCGATATCACCGATATCGCCGGTCTCGAAGCCTGCATCGGCAAGCCGTCGGGAGCGGTCGACCTCAAGGTCATCGATCACCTGGATGGGGAGGCGGCGCGCTGGCTGGCGGCCGCACCGCTGGCTTTCGTCGCCTTCGGCGATGGTGATGGTCTTGCCGTCACCCTGGCGGGCGGGGCGCCCGGCTTTGCCGCCGCGGCCGGGCCGGGCCGACTGGAACTGCCGGCGGCCTGTCTCGACGACGCCGGTTCCGCCAGGGTCGGTACCGGCTTCGGTTCCCTGTTCCTGGTGCCCGGGATCGGCGAAACCCTGCGGGTGAACGGCCGCGTCGCCGGCCTTCGGGACGGTGTGATCGCAGTGGCGGTCGAGGAATGCTATGCCCATTGCGCCAAGGCGCTGATCCGGTCCGATTTCTGGGCGGCGGCGCCGGGGGCGGGGTCCGCCGCCGAATTTCCCGAAGCCTGCCGCTTCATGGCGCTGGCGACCATGGATGCGGCCGGGCGCCTGGACGTCAGCCCCAAGGGGGATCCGGCGGGCCTGCTGCTGCGCCGGGCCGACGGCGCCCTGTGGTTCCCGGAACGCCCGGGCAACCGCCGGACCGACAGCTATCGCAATATCCTGAGCCGGCCGCGGCTGGCCGCCTGCGCCCTGGTGCCGGGCGGTACGGCGGTGGCCTCGCTATCCGGGCGGCCGACGCTGACCGTGGCGGCGGCGGCCCGCACTCCCTTCGCGGTCGAGGGGAAATTGCCCCTGCTGGTGACGAGGGTCGATGCGCCGGTGCTCGAAATCGGGGAAAGCCCGGCCCTGGCCCGCGCCCGGCCCTGGCCGGCGGCGCCCCGCCCGGCGGGGATCGATCCGGCGGCGGTCTTCACCGCGCATATCCGGCTGAACAGGGGCAGGAGCCTGCAGGCCCGGCTGGTCAGCACCGTGCTGGCGGTGCCGGGCCTGATGGAGAAGGGCCTCGCCGGCGACTACAAGAAAAACCTCTACTGA
- a CDS encoding alkane 1-monooxygenase — translation MLRYGQFFLCYPIVLATTAGLLLGGPFVWTGLALTLILGGAIDQFFAPDTSEPDYGQTWVLDALLYGVLPLIGLMLLGFAWFLAAPASDLFGLGALVQQATGYDALAARAEAGGFTFAGAMISVGTMLGVAGINVGHELTHRTWDRWSMLFGRWMLATAYDASFGIEHVYGHHKNIATYDDPATSRKGETLYTFVFRSAWGQYRNEFRLERDRLARRNRHWLHGDNRFLRGLAMQAGITGLFALAAGPVGALAYAATALFGKSWLEYVNYIEHYGIVRVPGTQVRTDHSWNSNHAVSSKILFNLTRHSDHHAHGDKPFWDLKPYLDAPTMPYGYIVMIMIAFVPPLWFRVMAPKVREWETNHATPAERAILRGETPRDTLVAAE, via the coding sequence ATGCTTCGCTACGGCCAATTTTTCCTGTGCTATCCGATCGTGCTCGCGACCACCGCCGGCCTGCTCCTGGGCGGGCCTTTCGTCTGGACGGGGCTGGCCCTGACCCTGATCCTGGGCGGCGCCATCGACCAGTTCTTCGCCCCAGACACCAGCGAGCCGGACTATGGCCAGACCTGGGTGCTGGATGCCCTGCTCTATGGCGTGCTGCCCCTGATCGGCCTCATGCTGCTGGGCTTCGCCTGGTTCCTGGCCGCCCCGGCCAGCGATCTTTTCGGCCTGGGCGCCCTGGTGCAGCAGGCGACGGGGTATGACGCGCTGGCGGCACGCGCCGAGGCCGGGGGCTTCACCTTTGCCGGCGCCATGATTTCGGTCGGCACCATGCTGGGGGTGGCCGGGATCAATGTCGGCCATGAACTGACCCACCGCACCTGGGACCGCTGGTCCATGCTGTTCGGGCGCTGGATGCTGGCGACGGCCTATGACGCCTCCTTCGGCATCGAGCATGTCTATGGCCACCACAAGAATATCGCGACCTATGACGACCCCGCGACCTCGCGGAAGGGCGAGACGCTCTATACTTTCGTCTTCCGCTCGGCCTGGGGCCAGTATCGGAACGAATTCCGCCTGGAGCGCGACCGCCTGGCCCGGCGCAACCGCCACTGGCTGCATGGGGACAACCGGTTCCTGCGCGGGCTGGCCATGCAGGCGGGCATCACCGGGCTCTTCGCCCTGGCGGCCGGCCCCGTCGGCGCCCTGGCCTATGCCGCGACCGCGCTGTTCGGCAAGAGCTGGCTCGAATATGTGAATTATATCGAGCATTACGGCATCGTCCGCGTGCCGGGCACCCAGGTGCGCACCGATCATTCGTGGAATTCCAACCATGCGGTTTCCTCGAAGATCCTGTTCAACCTGACCCGCCATTCCGACCATCACGCCCATGGCGACAAGCCGTTCTGGGACCTGAAGCCCTATCTGGACGCGCCGACCATGCCCTATGGCTATATCGTCATGATCATGATCGCCTTCGTGCCGCCGCTGTGGTTCCGGGTGATGGCGCCCAAGGTGCGGGAATGGGAGACGAACCACGCCACCCCGGCCGAGCGCGCCATCCTGCGCGGCGAAACCCCGCGCGACACGCTGGTCGCCGCCGAATAA